In Falco biarmicus isolate bFalBia1 chromosome 7, bFalBia1.pri, whole genome shotgun sequence, a single window of DNA contains:
- the C7H14orf180 gene encoding nutritionally-regulated adipose and cardiac enriched protein homolog, protein MYRKEKTDDSSYPPSILRKRPPVDQAVGEKRKAERRVRFREPEVTEHAIACCDYVVVDDRSSSGLPVLLWLSFCAVLILAVSLYYISMKQDVKVLEEFKSRIVIFFLQIRHIAQKCWSWFMRQ, encoded by the exons ATGTACAGGAAAGAGAAG ACAGATGACAGTAGCTATCCTCCTTCAATACTGAGAAAAAGGCCACCTGTGGACCAAGCCGTGGGGGAAAAGcggaaagcagagagaagggtTCGATTTCGTGAGCCAGAAGTCACTGAACATG CCATTGCCTGCTGTGACTACGTAGTGG TAGATGACAGGTCATCATCTGGATTGCCTGTGCTCCTGTGGCTCTCATTCTGTGCAGTGCTGATCCTTGCTGTGAGTCTCTACTACATCAGCATGAAGCAAGATGTCAAAGTCCTGGAGGAATTTAAATCCCGGATTGttatcttctttcttcagaTAAGACATATTGCTCAGAAATGCTGGAGCTGGTTTATGAGGCAGTAG